TTCATTTGGAGGTTTAGCTCAGCTGGGAGAGCACCTGCCTTACAAGCAGGGGGTCACAGGTTCGAACCCTGTAACCTCCATTTGAGCCGTTAGCTCAGTTGGTAGAGCATCTGACTTTTAATCAGAGGGTCGACAGTTCGAGCCTGTCACGGCTCATTGCCAGTTTTAAATATTTTTGCGGGTGTGGCGGAATTGGCAGACGCACTAGATTTAGGATCTAGCGCCGTAAGGCGTGGGGGTTCGAGTCCCTTCACCCGCACTCGAGAGTTATGCCGACTTAGCTCAGTTGGTAGAGCATCTGATTTGTAATCAGAGGGTCGGGCGTTCGAATCGTCTAGTCGGCATTAATTGAATACATGCGGAAGTAGTTCAGTGGTAGAACATCACCTTGCCATGGTGGGGGTCGCGGGTTCGAATCCCGTCTTCCGCTTTAATAATATGCCGGGGTGGCGGAACTGGCAGACGCACAGGACTTAAAATCCTGCGGTGAGTGATCACCGTACCGGTTCGATTCCGGTCCTCGGCATTATTATTATGCACCCATAGCGCAATTGGATAGAGTGTCTGACTACGAATCAGAAGGTTGTAGGTTCGACTCCTACTGGGTGCATTGAGCGATTAGCTCATTAGTAACACATAAAAAGTTTCGGGAAATAGCTCAGCTTGGTAGAGCACCTGGTTTGGGACCAGGGGGTCGCAGGTTCGAATCCTGTTTTCCCGATTCACATATTTTTCTTGCGGAAGTAGTTCAGTGGTAGAACATCACCTTGCCATGGTGGGGGTCGCGGGTTCGAATCCCGTCTTCCGCTTGTTTTTTTGTTTAAAAATTGAATTCTCGGGAAGTAGCTCAGCTTGGTAGAGCACTACGTTCGGGACGTAGGGGTCGCAGGTTCAAATCCTGTTTTCCCGATTTATTCAACAGTCTAGTTTATGGGCTGCTTTTTTTTTCGCCCAAAAATAAAAACAACGTATTTCTTTGCAATTTTGGTAAATTCATCTATAATAATAGTCAATATTAGTCAAAGTTAAGGGTGAAGACGATGCAAGGGCGAAATATTTCTGATATTATTGAAGCCTACTTGAAAGAGATTCTGGCAGAGTCGGCGCGTGTTGAGATTAAGCGATCCGAAATTGCGGAGTTATTTAATTGTGTCCCATCCCAGATTAATTATGTGATTAAGACACGCTTTACTATTCAGCGTGGTTATTTGGTTCAAAGTAAACGTGGCGGCGGTGGCTATATCCGGATCGAAAAAGTAAAATTACTTGATGATCGTGATATGCTGGATACAATGATTCAACTGATCGGTGAACAAATTAATCAGCGTGATGCATTGTCATTGGTCCAGAAGCTTTATGATGATCAGGTGATCGAGCGTAAGGAAGCTAATTTAATTTTAGCGGCGACCAGTCGTGAGACACTCGCTGTTGCTGACCGTCAATTGGAGGAGCGGCTTCGGGCGCGTATTCTGATCGGTATTTTGAATCATTTACGATACGAACGTGAGTAAGCGAAAGTGAGGGACGCTTAATGGATAATTTATTTACGCCAAGCGCAAAAAACGTATTAGTGTTAGCACAAGAGCAAGCCAAATACTTCCGGCATCATGCGGTAGGCACTGAGCATTTGTTGTTGGCCTTAGTTATTGAAACTGATGGGATTGCTGGCAAAACTTTGCGGCAGTTATCAATCACTGATGACGATATTCGTGAAGAAATCGAACGTTTTACAGGTTATGGGGCTTCGGCTGAAACACAAAGCGATACCTATCTTCCTTATGCTCCTAAAGCTAAACAGATCTTATCGTATGCTGGTGATGAAGCTAAGCGGATGGGTGCCATGAAAATTGGTACGGAACATATTTTGCTTGGATTATTGCGTGAAGACGATATTCTGGCAGCACGAATCTTAACCAATCTAGGTTTGAGCTTAAGTAAAACTCGACAAATAATTTTGAAAAAATTAGGTGTGACGGATACTGCAGCTAAACGGCGTAATGCGCCACGTGGCCGCCAAGCACAAGGAAATAGCAGCGAAGGGACGCCAACTTTGGATTCATTGGCACGTGACCTAACTCAGCTAGCACGCGAGAATCAAATGGATCCAGTGGTTGGTCGTAGTAAAGAAGTACGTCGATTGATCCAAGTATTATCACGGCGGACTAAGAATAACCCAGTATTGATCGGTGAACCTGGTGTTGGTAAAACTGCCATCGCTGAAGGATTAGCGCAGAAGATCATTGCTGGTGATGTTCCTGATGATATGGCCAAGAAGCGGTTAATGATGCTAGACATGGGGTCCTTAGTTGCTGGGACTAAGTATCGTGGGGAATTTGAAGACCGGTTGAAAAAAGTTATTGATGAAATCTATAAAGACGGGCATGTTATCCTGTTTATTGATGAATTGCATACTTTGATTGGTGCCGGTGGTGCTGAAGGTGCAATCGATGCTTCTAACATCTTAAAGCCCGCATTAGCGCGTGGTGAGATGCAAGTGATCGGGGCAACTACTTTGGATGAATACCAAAAGTACATCGAAAAGGACGCTGCGTTAGAACGGCGTTTTGCAACGATCCAAGTTAACGAACCGACACAGGCAGAAGCAGAAGAAATTTTGCTAGGCTTGCGTAGTCGCTATGAAGAACATCATGGTGTAACCATTACTGATGAGGCCGTGCATGAAGCCGTTGTACTTTCGTCACGTTATATCAGTGATCGTTTCTTGCCAGATAAAGCAATTGATTTGATTGATGAATCAGCTGCATCCGTACGCCTAGATGCAGCAAGTAAGAAGACGCCAGAATCTAAACTGGAAACTGAATTAAATCAGTTAGTTAAAGATAAAGAAGCTGCAATTGAGGCCCAAGATTTTGAAAAAGCAGCTAGCATTCGTGAAAACGAAATGGCTTTGAAAGATAAGTTAGCAACTGAGCAAGCAGCTGCACCAACTAATGGTGTGCGTAAAGACGTTAAAGTCACGCCTGATGATATTGCGACAGTTGTTTCACAATGGACTGGTGTGCCATTGACCCAATTGCAAAAGAGCGAAACAGAACGTTTGATCAACTTAGAAAAGGTTCTGCATAAGCGTGTTATTGGACAGGAAGAAGCAGTTTCGGCTGTTTCACGGGCAATTCGGCGTGCACGCAGTGGTTTGAAAGATCCACAGCGGCCAATCGGTTCGTTTATGTTCCTAGGGCCAACTGGTGTTGGTAAAACAGAATTGGCCAAGGCTTTAGCCGAGGCAATGTTTGGCTCGGAGGATAATATGATTCGGGTCGATATGTCCGAGTATATGGAGAAGTATTCAACCTCGCGGCTAGTCGGAGCACCTCCTGGCTATGTTGGCTACGAAGAAGGCGGTCAGTTAACTGAAAAGGTACGGCAGAAGCCTTATTCTGTAGTCTTACTTGATGAAGTTGAAAAAGCCCATCCTGATGTCTTCAATATTTTGTTACAAGTCTTGGATGATGGTTATTTAACTGATTCTAAAGGTCGGCGGGTTGATTTTCGGAATACGATTTTGATCATGACTTCTAATTTAGGGGCCACTGCATTGCGGGATGAAAAATCAGTTGGTTTTGGTGCCCAAAAGGTTCAGCAAGATTACAAAGCAATGCGTAGTCGTATTTTAGAAGAATTAAAGAAGTCATTCCGGCCTGAATTTATCAATCGGATCGATGAAGTGGTTGTCTTCCATTCCTTAACTAAGCCAGAATTACATCAGATCGTGAAGATTATGGCCAAGAATGTGTTGAAACGGCTGCACGATCAAAATATTGATGTTAAGATTACGCCAGCAGCGATCGATGTGATCGCTAAAGCTGGGTTTGACCCTGAGTACGGGGCACGGCCAATTCGACGTGCCATCCAACAACAAGTTGAAGATCGATTAAGTGAAGAATTGCTTTCCGGTCATATCAAAGTTGGCGAGTCGGTGACGATCGGCGCACGTAAAGGTGAGATCACGGTCAATGTCCGCGACTCAGAAACAGATACGACGCCGACCGTTAAAGCTTAAATTGTAGTAATGAAAGTTGTCGCGTAGTTTACGACAACTTTTTTTGTGGCTTCAGATCATGAAATAGTGGTAACGCCTAATTCTTTTTTCATTTCGGCTGTGGTATGCTGAAACCATATATTGATGAGAGAAAGAAGCGAATTTTTTGATTAATCTGATTGCAACTGCAGCTTCGCGTAAGCAAGCAAGCCAACTGCTAGCTGCAGGTATTGATACATTATACGTAGGCGAGGATTATTTTGGCTTACGTTTACCACATAGTTTTGAACGTGCGGAACTAACAGAGCTCGTTGATCTAGTACATCAAGCTGGCAAGAAAGTGACAGTAGCGGTCAATGCGTTGATGCATAACGACCGGATCAATAAAGTTGGTGATTACCTCTACTTTTTAGCTGAGTTAAAAGTGGATCAGATCACAGTCGGCGATCCTGGCGTTGTTTATTTATTACAGCAAGAAAAATTACCGCTGCAATTTATTTACGATAGTGAAGTGCTGATGACTAGTTCGCGACAAATTAATTTTTGGGCGCGCCATGGTGCTATTGGTGCAGTTTTGGCCCGTGAAGTACCTTATGGTGAATTGGTCAAATTAGCGCCAGAACTAAAGATTCCGGCAGAGGTCCAAGTTTATGGGGCAACTTGTATCCATCAATCGGGCCGTCCGTTAGTTCATAACTATTTTAGTTTTGTTCAGGAACATCAAGATCGGGCTGATCGTCAACGTGGCTTGTTTGTTTCTGCACCACACAAACCGGAAACACATTATTCAATTTATGAAGATATTAATGGGACACATTTGTTTGCCAACAATGATCTTAATCTGATGGGGAAGTTACCTCAACTGCAAACATTAGGGTTAACTAATTGGAAGCTTGATGGTTTGTTTGCCGGTGAAGCTGAATTTGTAACGATTGCAAGGCAGTTCGTTCAGGCTAAGCAGGCGTTATCTGCTGGTGAATGGACGCCAGACCTAGCCGCGACACTAAGTGCAGCCGTTGTTGCGCAACAACCAGCCGAACGTGGTTTAGATACTGGTTTTTATGATATAGATCCAAGTGAGGTGCAATAATATGCGAGTAATTACAGATAAACCAGAAGTTTTAGCACCAGCGGGAACGTTGGAAAAATTAAAAGTGGCCATCAATTATGGAGCCGATGCGGTTTATATTGGCGGTGATGCTTATGGACTACGATCACGTGCAGGTAATTTTTCATTTGATCAGATGCGTGAAGGGGTAGCATATGCTCAGGCACACAATGCCAAAGTTTACGTGGCGGCTAATATCGTTGCCCATGAAGGTGATACCGCTGGAGCAGGTCAATTTTTCCGGACATTGCGCGATATTGGCATCAGCGCAGTGATCGTATCTGATCCTTCATTGATCGAGATCGCAATCACTGAAGCACCTGGCTTACCAGTGCATTTGTCCACACAGGCTTCAGCGACTAACTATGAAACCTTGAACTTTTGGCAAGCAGAAGGCTTAGAGCGTGTTGTCTTAGCACGTGAAGTGGGTATTGAGGAGATCAAAGAAATGCGGCGCCATACTGACGTTCAGATCGAGGCCTTTATTCACGGTGCTATGTGTATCGGCTATTCGGGGCGTTGTGTGTTGTCGAATCATATGTCGATGCGCGATGCTAATCGTGGTGGTTGCGCACAGAACTGTCGCTGGAAGTATGATTTATTTGAAATGTCTGGTGGCGAGAAACAGTCACAATTGGAAAATGGCGAGGCTTTTTCAATGAGTGCCGTTGATATGGCGATGATCGAACATATTCCAGATTTGGTTGAAGCCGGAGTTAATAGTTTTAAGATCGAAGGCCGGATGAAGTCGATCCATTACGTCTCCACGGTGGCAAATGTTTATCGGCAAGCAGTGGACAGTTATTGTGCTGACCCTGATCATTATGTTTTGAAGCGTGAATGGGTCGATGAATTATGGAAGGTTGCACAACGAGAAATGTCAACTGGCTTCTATTATGGCACGCCAACGGCTGATGATGAATTATTTGGTAAGCGGCGTAAACGGCCACAGTATGGGTTCGTCGGTGAAGTTTTAGATTATGATGCTGAACGTAAAGTGGCCATCGTGCAACAACGGAATAATTTTGGTGTTGGCGACAAAATTGAATTCTACGGACCGCACTTTACCCATACAGAGCAAGTGGTTGAACGTTTATGGGATCAAGACAATGATATTTTATATCGCGCCCCGGATGCTATGATGATCTGTCAACTGCCAGTTAAACAACCGGTTAAGGCAGGCGATATGATTCGGAAACAGCGGTAATGTATGTTCAATCAGTTCGTGCAATATGCTGATATCTGAGATTTTCGTTCCAAAAATCAGCAGTAGTAGGCTGCATTTTATGATCTGAGCGCTTTTGAAAACACTTTGGGTTGACAATCTTTAAATAGGCGTGTAAGATAAGAATTTGCTAAAAACTGTGGAATAGTCTAGCCTGCGATCTATTGTCCGTAGGCGGCATATATAGAAAAAAACAAAAGTAGTCGACAAATATCGAATGATAGCGTCCTATTTTTGGTTTTTTTTTGCCGAAAAACGACTCAGATTAGCAAATGTAATTTTTATTTAATATTTGTAACAGTAATGTCATATTACGCTAGACGCTACAGAAACCATAGAAGGAGTGAACAATTTGGCAGGCCATTTAGTTAAATACGGTAAACACCGCACTCGTCGTAGTTATTCACGAATTAAAGAAGTGTTGGATCTCCCTAACTTGATCGAGATCCAAAGTAATTCGTATAACTGGTTCTTGGACGAAGGCTTGAAAGAAATGTTCAACGATATCATGCCAATTGATGATTTCGCTGGCAATTTGTCCTTAGAATTTGTTGATTATGAATTATTAGAACCTAAGTATACGGTGGAAGAAGCTCGGCAACATGATGCCAACTACTCTGCACCATTACACGTTACGTTGCGTTTAACTAACCATGAAACTGGCGAAATTAAATCACAGAACGTTTTCTTTGGTGATTTTCCGTTAATGACCGACCAAGGTACCTTTATTATCAATGGTGCTGAACGGGTTATCGTTTCCCAGTTAGTTCGTTCACCAGGGGTTTATTACAACAGTGAAGTGGATAAAAATGGTCGTACAATTTATGGTACAACTGTTATCCCTAACCGTGGTGCTTGGTTAGAATTAGAAACTGATGCTAAAGATATTTCATATGTTCGAATCGACCGGACACGTAAGATTCCGATGTCTGAATTAATTCGTGCTTTAGGCTTTGGTTCCGATGACGATATTATCGGCATGTTAGGTAATAACGAAAGCTTAATGTTAACGATGGAAAAAGACGTCCATAAGAATGCGGACGATTCGCGTGTTGAAGAAGCCTTAAAAGATATCTACGAACGACTACGCCCAGGTGAACCAAAAACTGCCGATAGCTCACGTAGTTTATTGAATGCGCGCTTCTTCGATCCGAAACGTTATGATTTAGCAGCGGTTGGTCGTTACAAGATCAACAAAAAGTTATCCTTAAAAACACGCTTGTTGAACCAAACTTTGGCGGAAACATTAGCTGATCCAGATACTGGTGAAGTTATTGCCCAAAAGGGTGATGTAGTTGATCGTCAAGTAATGGAAAAATTAAGCCCATACTTGGACCGTGAAGACTTTATGACCACCACTTACACACCATCTGATGAAGGTGCAGTTACAGATCCAATGACGCTACAAACAATCAAGGTTGAATCAAAACGCAATCCTGAAACAGTTGTACCGATCATTGGTAATGGTCATATTGAATTAAGCTGGAAACATATTCGTCCTGCCGATATTATTGCTTCAATGAACTACTTCTTGAACTTACAAGAAGGTATTGGCTCAACCGATGATATCGACCATTTGGGTAACCGGCGTATTCGTTCAGTTGGTGAGTTATTACAAAATCAATTCCGAATCGGGTTATCACGGATGGAACGTGTGGTTCGTGAACGGATGTCAATTCAAGACACTAGCACAGTTACACCGCAACAGTTGATCAACATTCGGCCAGTTGTCGCTTCAATCAAAGAATTCTTTGGTTCTTCACAATTGTCCCAGTTTATGGATCAAACGAATCCATTAGGTGAATTAACGCATAAGCGTCGTCTATCAGCCTTAGGCCCTGGTGGTTTAACTCGTGATCGTGCCAGTTATGAAGTCCGGGATGTGCACTACACCCATTATGGTCGTATGTGTCCAATCGAAACACCTGAAGGTCCTAACATTGGTTTGATCAATAGTTTGGCTAGTTACGCCGTTGTTAATAAGTATGGTTTTATTGAAACACCATATCGCCGTGTTGACTGGAATACACATAAAGTTACTGATAAGATCGACTATTTAACTGCCGATGAAGAAGATAACTATGTTGTTGCTCAGGCAAACTCGTTGCTAAACGAAGACGGCTCATTTGTTGATGACACCGTATTGGCTCGTCGTGAAGAAGATAACTTGGAAATTTCCGTTGATCGTGTCGATTACATGGACGTTTCGCCTAAACAGGTTGTCGCTGTTGCTACTGCCTGCATTCCTTTCTTGGAAAACGATGATTCTAACCGTGCCTTGATGGGTGCTAACATGCAACGTCAGGCCGTTCCTTTGATCAATCCACATGCACCATTAGTTGGGACTGGTATGGAATATAAAGCGGCTCATGACTCAGGGACTGCTGTTGTTGCTAAGAACGCTGGTACAGTTGAATATGTTGATGCTAAACAAGTTCGTGTTCGGCGTGAAGATGGTTCATTAGATAAATATGATTTAATGAAATATCGTCGTTCAAACTCAGGTAAGAGTTATAACCAACGTCCAATCGTTAAACTTGGCGATCATATTGACGTTAGCGAAATCTTAGCTGATGGTCCAGCCATGGAAAATGGGGAACTTGCCTTAGGTCAGAACCCAATTATTGCCTTCATGACTTGGAATATGTACAACTATGAAGATGCAATCGTCTTATCCGAAAAATTAGTTCGCGAAGATGCTTATACGTCGATCCATATTGAAGAATATGAATCAGAAGCACGTGATACTAAATTAGGACCTGAAGAAATTACCCGTGAAATTCCTAACGTCGGTGAAGATGCGTTGAAAGACCTCGATGAATTCGGGATCGTCCGCATTG
This is a stretch of genomic DNA from Loigolactobacillus coryniformis subsp. coryniformis KCTC 3167 = DSM 20001. It encodes these proteins:
- a CDS encoding CtsR family transcriptional regulator, yielding MQGRNISDIIEAYLKEILAESARVEIKRSEIAELFNCVPSQINYVIKTRFTIQRGYLVQSKRGGGGYIRIEKVKLLDDRDMLDTMIQLIGEQINQRDALSLVQKLYDDQVIERKEANLILAATSRETLAVADRQLEERLRARILIGILNHLRYERE
- a CDS encoding ATP-dependent Clp protease ATP-binding subunit is translated as MDNLFTPSAKNVLVLAQEQAKYFRHHAVGTEHLLLALVIETDGIAGKTLRQLSITDDDIREEIERFTGYGASAETQSDTYLPYAPKAKQILSYAGDEAKRMGAMKIGTEHILLGLLREDDILAARILTNLGLSLSKTRQIILKKLGVTDTAAKRRNAPRGRQAQGNSSEGTPTLDSLARDLTQLARENQMDPVVGRSKEVRRLIQVLSRRTKNNPVLIGEPGVGKTAIAEGLAQKIIAGDVPDDMAKKRLMMLDMGSLVAGTKYRGEFEDRLKKVIDEIYKDGHVILFIDELHTLIGAGGAEGAIDASNILKPALARGEMQVIGATTLDEYQKYIEKDAALERRFATIQVNEPTQAEAEEILLGLRSRYEEHHGVTITDEAVHEAVVLSSRYISDRFLPDKAIDLIDESAASVRLDAASKKTPESKLETELNQLVKDKEAAIEAQDFEKAASIRENEMALKDKLATEQAAAPTNGVRKDVKVTPDDIATVVSQWTGVPLTQLQKSETERLINLEKVLHKRVIGQEEAVSAVSRAIRRARSGLKDPQRPIGSFMFLGPTGVGKTELAKALAEAMFGSEDNMIRVDMSEYMEKYSTSRLVGAPPGYVGYEEGGQLTEKVRQKPYSVVLLDEVEKAHPDVFNILLQVLDDGYLTDSKGRRVDFRNTILIMTSNLGATALRDEKSVGFGAQKVQQDYKAMRSRILEELKKSFRPEFINRIDEVVVFHSLTKPELHQIVKIMAKNVLKRLHDQNIDVKITPAAIDVIAKAGFDPEYGARPIRRAIQQQVEDRLSEELLSGHIKVGESVTIGARKGEITVNVRDSETDTTPTVKA
- a CDS encoding peptidase U32 family protein is translated as MINLIATAASRKQASQLLAAGIDTLYVGEDYFGLRLPHSFERAELTELVDLVHQAGKKVTVAVNALMHNDRINKVGDYLYFLAELKVDQITVGDPGVVYLLQQEKLPLQFIYDSEVLMTSSRQINFWARHGAIGAVLAREVPYGELVKLAPELKIPAEVQVYGATCIHQSGRPLVHNYFSFVQEHQDRADRQRGLFVSAPHKPETHYSIYEDINGTHLFANNDLNLMGKLPQLQTLGLTNWKLDGLFAGEAEFVTIARQFVQAKQALSAGEWTPDLAATLSAAVVAQQPAERGLDTGFYDIDPSEVQ
- a CDS encoding peptidase U32 family protein, which gives rise to MRVITDKPEVLAPAGTLEKLKVAINYGADAVYIGGDAYGLRSRAGNFSFDQMREGVAYAQAHNAKVYVAANIVAHEGDTAGAGQFFRTLRDIGISAVIVSDPSLIEIAITEAPGLPVHLSTQASATNYETLNFWQAEGLERVVLAREVGIEEIKEMRRHTDVQIEAFIHGAMCIGYSGRCVLSNHMSMRDANRGGCAQNCRWKYDLFEMSGGEKQSQLENGEAFSMSAVDMAMIEHIPDLVEAGVNSFKIEGRMKSIHYVSTVANVYRQAVDSYCADPDHYVLKREWVDELWKVAQREMSTGFYYGTPTADDELFGKRRKRPQYGFVGEVLDYDAERKVAIVQQRNNFGVGDKIEFYGPHFTHTEQVVERLWDQDNDILYRAPDAMMICQLPVKQPVKAGDMIRKQR
- a CDS encoding DNA-directed RNA polymerase subunit beta, producing MNNLAGHLVKYGKHRTRRSYSRIKEVLDLPNLIEIQSNSYNWFLDEGLKEMFNDIMPIDDFAGNLSLEFVDYELLEPKYTVEEARQHDANYSAPLHVTLRLTNHETGEIKSQNVFFGDFPLMTDQGTFIINGAERVIVSQLVRSPGVYYNSEVDKNGRTIYGTTVIPNRGAWLELETDAKDISYVRIDRTRKIPMSELIRALGFGSDDDIIGMLGNNESLMLTMEKDVHKNADDSRVEEALKDIYERLRPGEPKTADSSRSLLNARFFDPKRYDLAAVGRYKINKKLSLKTRLLNQTLAETLADPDTGEVIAQKGDVVDRQVMEKLSPYLDREDFMTTTYTPSDEGAVTDPMTLQTIKVESKRNPETVVPIIGNGHIELSWKHIRPADIIASMNYFLNLQEGIGSTDDIDHLGNRRIRSVGELLQNQFRIGLSRMERVVRERMSIQDTSTVTPQQLINIRPVVASIKEFFGSSQLSQFMDQTNPLGELTHKRRLSALGPGGLTRDRASYEVRDVHYTHYGRMCPIETPEGPNIGLINSLASYAVVNKYGFIETPYRRVDWNTHKVTDKIDYLTADEEDNYVVAQANSLLNEDGSFVDDTVLARREEDNLEISVDRVDYMDVSPKQVVAVATACIPFLENDDSNRALMGANMQRQAVPLINPHAPLVGTGMEYKAAHDSGTAVVAKNAGTVEYVDAKQVRVRREDGSLDKYDLMKYRRSNSGKSYNQRPIVKLGDHIDVSEILADGPAMENGELALGQNPIIAFMTWNMYNYEDAIVLSEKLVREDAYTSIHIEEYESEARDTKLGPEEITREIPNVGEDALKDLDEFGIVRIGAEVKDGDLLVGKVTPKGVTELSAEERLLHAIFGEKAREVRDTSLRVPHGGGGIIQDVKIFTREAGDELSPGVNMMVRVYIAQKRKIQVGDKMAGRHGNKGTVSIVVPEEDMPFLPDGTPVDICLSPMGVPSRMNIGQVIELHLGMAARNLGIHVATPVFDGAQDQDIWAAVKEAGMDDDAKSVLYDGRTGEPFANRVSVGVMYYMKLAHMVDDKMHARSIGPYSLVTQQPLGGKAQFGGQRFGEMEVWALEAYGAAYTLQEILTYKSDDVVGRVKTYEAIVKGEPIPKPGVPESFRVLVKELQSLGLDMKVLDADKQEIELRDMDDEDDEVVSVDALSKFAKEQEAQKAKKAAEEAANASGDSDNK